In the Candidatus Methylomirabilota bacterium genome, GGCGCACGCAGTCCTGTTTGCCGCACTCGCCCTCGCCTGCGGGCTCCTCGCGACGAGCGAGGGCGCACGCTTCATGCAGACGATCCTCGGCGCGACCGACGTCGCCGCGCGGAAGAGCGCCGTCGCGGGGGAGGCGGCGCCGCTGCCGCCGTTCACAGCGTTCCGCCCGCTCTGCATCGCCACGGCGCTCGCGTTTGGGGTCGGAGCGCTCGCGCTCGTGGGATTCGCCGTCGTCAGTGCGGGCCGCTATGTGCGGCGCGCCGCGCCGTTCATCGTCGTGGTCACGATGTTCCTCGTGTTGCCGTCGGTCGCCGCGGGGCTCTCTCTCGTCGCCTCTCACCGCGCGGTGCGCGGCATCGCGCTCGAGCTGGCCCGCCTCGCGGGACCCGATGACGTCGTCGTCCACGAAGGGCCGATCGAGAACTCGGGCGCGCTCGAGTGGTACTCGGGCGTGCGGCCCGTCATCGTGGACGGCCGGCGGAGCGTCCTCGCGTTCGGCGCGCTCCGCGCCGAGGCGCGCGAGCGGTTCTGGGACGGCGAGCAGCTCAGGGACGCGTGGCTCGGCGGGCGGCGGGTCTGGGTGGTGAGCGTGCGCGCTCCCGAACGGAGCGCGGTCGCGAGGTTTCCGGGCGCGCGGCTCGTGACCGCGTCGGGGGGCCGCTGGCTCTGGACGAACGGCGCGCGGGCGCTAGCGCGGGCCGGGGGCGTCGAGCAGGTCGGCGACCGTCGTCAGCTCGTAGCGCGCGGCCGCTAGCCCGTCGATCATCGCCGGGAGGGCGGCGACGAGCCGCTCGGGCGCGGCCGGCGTGCCCTCGGCGTCGTGCAGATCCACGATCGCTCCCGGATGGGCGCGCTCGAGGACGTGGTTCACCTGCGCCTCCGGCGCCACCGGCCGGAGGCCCTCGGGCTGGATGGACCACAGCACGAGACGCTCGCCGTGGCGTCGGAGCGCGCCGAAGAGCGACGCGTTCAGCATCCCCCAGGGCGGGCGGAAGTGGCGTGGCGCGTTGCCGGCGAGGTCGCCGAGGAGCTCGTGGGTGCGCGCCACCTCGCGCTCGGTCGCGCCCGGGCCGAGAAACCAGAGGCTCCGGTGGGACCAGGCGTGGCTCGCCACCTCGTGGCCCTCGGCGGCGATGCGCCGGACGGTGTCCGGCGCGCGCGCGGCGCGCTCGCCGACGAGGAAGAACGACGCGCGCACGCGCTTCTCCGCGAGGACGTCGAGCACGCGCGGCGTCCAGTCGGGGTCGGGGCCGTCGTCGAACGTGAGCGCCATCTTACGGTACGCGGGCGAGCCGCGCCGGGCGGACGCGGGCGTCAGCAGGTGGGCGCCCCAGGCGTAGGCCGCCCACGCGCCTGCGCCGACGAGTGCGAGCCGGGCGAGCATCATGGGCCCTATGCTACCTTCTCGAGACGCCGTACGAAGCGGCGTCTTGACGCAGGAGACGGCAGACATGATGCGTTCTGGCTTCTTCTTCCGACCTCTCGCATTCGGGTTCTTCATGCTCTTCGCCGGATGTTACGGCGCTTACCAAGTACGGCCCGACGACCCGGTCGGCGCCGGCACCCTCAAGCCCACTGTGGAAGACAAGGACATCGGCCTCGTCGGGATCGCGGATGGATTCAATCTCACGGCCTATCAGGTCGTTCTGGTGGACAGCTTCCCGGTGACCGATCCCGCCATCAAAGACGAGGGTGACCGTAGATTCGCCGCCTCCATGACGGCGTTCCTCCAGTCGGAGCTCGTGCGGCGGCTCCGCGAGAGCGGGCTCTTCGTTCGAGTCGTGAACCTCACCGAGACGGAGTGGCGGCCGGGCGCCGAGAGAGCGTTGAGGCTCCAGGGCAAGATCACTCGGCTCGGCGAGGGCTCGCAGGCGGCGCGAGCCTTCTTCGGCGCCTACGGCGCCGGGAAGGCGAGGGCCCAGGCTGAGACGACGTTCCTGGACGTGCAGACAAGTCGGCCCGTCATGGTGACGGCGGACCGTCGTGTCGCCCAGATGGGCTTCTTCGGCGGCGATAGCAGGGACCACCTGAGGGAGTCCTTCGACGACATGGCGCGCGACCTCGCGAAGTTCCTGGTCCGGCTGAGCAAGGGTGAGGCGCCCAAGAAGGACTGAGCGTCCCGAAGGAAGCAGCGCCGGCATGACGAGAATCTTCGGGCGTACTGGACTGCCGGTCGCGATTCTCATTCTTCTTGCCGCGGTCGGCTCGGCCTGGGCCGCCGATCTGCGGGTGGCGGTCGTCTCGCTGTCGT is a window encoding:
- a CDS encoding polysaccharide deacetylase family protein; translation: MMLARLALVGAGAWAAYAWGAHLLTPASARRGSPAYRKMALTFDDGPDPDWTPRVLDVLAEKRVRASFFLVGERAARAPDTVRRIAAEGHEVASHAWSHRSLWFLGPGATEREVARTHELLGDLAGNAPRHFRPPWGMLNASLFGALRRHGERLVLWSIQPEGLRPVAPEAQVNHVLERAHPGAIVDLHDAEGTPAAPERLVAALPAMIDGLAAARYELTTVADLLDAPGPR
- a CDS encoding DUF4410 domain-containing protein, with translation MMRSGFFFRPLAFGFFMLFAGCYGAYQVRPDDPVGAGTLKPTVEDKDIGLVGIADGFNLTAYQVVLVDSFPVTDPAIKDEGDRRFAASMTAFLQSELVRRLRESGLFVRVVNLTETEWRPGAERALRLQGKITRLGEGSQAARAFFGAYGAGKARAQAETTFLDVQTSRPVMVTADRRVAQMGFFGGDSRDHLRESFDDMARDLAKFLVRLSKGEAPKKD